In Anopheles gambiae chromosome 2, idAnoGambNW_F1_1, whole genome shotgun sequence, a single window of DNA contains:
- the LOC1274580 gene encoding glycerol-3-phosphate dehydrogenase, mitochondrial: MASRLRKFGVTAAGIAIGAALSTYALQHKDTPQYQVQMEEMQRIRRKRTLPSRSEQIKALQSDEEYDVLIIGGGATGAGCALDSVTRGLKTALVEADDFASGTSSRSTKLIHGGVRYLQKAILGLDIEQYRMVKEALHERASMLRSAPHLTRPLPIMLPVYTWWQIPYFWVGIKAYDFVAGDRNVKSSYYLSRADALELFPMLRGDKLCGAIVYYDGQQDDARMNLAIALTAARHGAAITNHVEVLELLKKKGDDGKDVLCGAKVRDNISKKEWTIKAKCIINATGPFTDSIRKMDNPTVKEICCPSSGVHIVLPGYYSPQQMGLLDPDTSDGRVIFFLPWLNGTIAGTTDSPCDVTRTPTPTEDEIQFILSEIKNYLNKDVDVRRGDVLSAWSGIRPLVSDPNKEDTQSLARNHIVHVSDSKLITIAGGKWTTFRAMAEHTIDAAIKACNLKPERGCVTDGLWIEGAQGWTPTMYIRLVQDLGLEVEVAKHLAISYGDRAFAVAKLATLTGKRWPIIGKKLHPEFPYIDAEVRYGIREYACTCVDMISRRLRLSFLNVQAAIEALPMIADIMAEELKWSKDEKERQIKQCEHFLQTQMGHQANRTLKEKVPINLSKQEVDMYVKRFETIDKEKKGYVSITDIKRAMKSFGDAEVSGEELHDILKEIDTNMNGQVELEEYLQMMSAIKSGFVSHSRFAAVAEQEEIRKEQERLKKQITIERSGATQRKSN, translated from the exons ATGGCATCGAGACTTCGAAAGTTCGGCGTGACAGCAGCCGGTATCGCGATCGGTGCCGCCCTGTCCACCTATGCCCTGCAGCACAAAGATACGCCCCAGTATCAG GTTCAAATGGAGGAAATGCAACGTATTCGACGTAAGCGAACGCTGCCTTCACGATCGGAACAGATCAAGGCGCTGCAGAGCGACGAAGAGTACGATGTGCTGATCATCGGTGGTGGAGCCACTGGGGCCGGCTGTGCACTGGATTCGGTCACGCGCGGACTTAAGACCGCCCTGGTCGAAGCGGACGACTTCGCCAGCGGTACCTCGTCACGATCAACCAAGCTGATCCATGGTGGTGTGCGATATCTGCAGAAAGCCATTCTCGGT TTGGACATTGAACAGTACCGGATGGTAAAAGAAGCTCTGCACGAGCGCGCCTCAATGTTGCGATCGGCGCCACATCTGACCAGACCACTGCCGATCATGCTTCCCGTTTACAC CTGGTGGCAAATTCCGTACTTCTGGGTCGGTATTAAGGCGTACGATTTCGTCGCTGGCGATCGTAACGTGAAAAGCTCGTACTATCTGTCACGCGCCGATGCGCTGGAACTGTTTCCCATGTTGCGCGGCGATAAACTGTGCGGAGCTATCGTGTACTACGACGGACAGCAGGATGACGCACGTATGAATCTGGCCATCGCACTGACCGCGGCACGCCATGGCGCTGCCATCACGAACCACGTCGAGGTGTTGGAGCTGCTGAAGAAAAAGGGCGACGATGGTAAGGATGTGCTGTGTGGCGCCAAGGTCCGCGATAACATTAGCAAAAAGGAGTGGACGATCAAGGCAAAGTGTATCATCAACGCGACCGGTCCGTTTACGGACTCGATCCGCAAAATGGATAACCCGACAGTGAAGGAAATCTGCTGCCCGAGCTCGGGCGTGCATATTGTGCTGCCGGGATACTACAGCCCACAGCAGATGGGTCTGCTCGATCCGGACACTTCGGACGGTCGCGTTATCTTCTTCCTGCCCTGGCTGAACGGCACGATCGCCGGTACCACGGACTCGCCGTGCGATGTAACGCGCACCCCCACGCCCACCGAGGACGAGATCCAGTTCATTCTGAGCGAAATCAAGAACTATCTCAACAAGGACGTTGATGTTCGCCGTGGTGATGTGCTGTCGGCGTGGAGTGGCATCCGACCGCTGGTGTCCGATCCGAACAAGGAGGACACGCAATCGCTGGCTCGCAACCACATCGTGCACGTGAGCGACTCGAAGCTGATCACGATTGCCGGTGGCAAGTGGACGACGTTCCGAGCGATGGCCGAGCACACGATCGATGCTGCCATCAAGGCGTGCAACCTGAAGCCCGAGCGCGGTTGTGTCACCGATGGGCTGTGGATTGAGGGCGCCCAGGGATGGACACCGACGATGTACATCCGCTTGGTGCAGGATTTGGGTCTGGAGGTAGAGGTGGCCAAACATCTGGCCATATCGTACGGCGATCGTGCGTTTGCCGTGGCCAAGCTGGCTACGCTGACTGGCAAGCGTTGGCCCATCATCGGCAAGAAGCTGCATCCGGAGTTCCCGTACATTGATGCGGAGGTGCGCTACGGCATTCGCGAGTATGCCTGCACTTGCGTGGACATGATTTCGCGCCGTTTGCGACTGTCGTTCCTGAATGTGCAGGCCGCCATCGAGGCGCTCCCCATGATTGCAGACATCATGGCGGAGGAGCTAAAGTGGTCAAAGGACGAAAAGGAGCGCCAGATAAAGCAGTGCGAACACTTCCTGCAGACGCAGATGGGCCACCAAGCTAACCGCACACTGAAGGAGAAGGTACCGATCAATCTCTCCAAGCAGGAGGTCGACATGTACGTGAAGCGCTTCGAAACGATCGACAAAGAGAAGAAGGGCTACGTGTCGATCACCGACATTAAGCGCGCAATGAAGTCGTTCGGCGATGCGGAGGTCAGTGGCGAAGAGCTGCACGACATTCTCAAGGAAATCGACACCAACATGAACGGACAGGTCGAGCTGGAGGAGTACCTACAG ATGATGTCGGCAATCAAGTCCGGATTTGTAT